In a genomic window of Labeo rohita strain BAU-BD-2019 chromosome 20, IGBB_LRoh.1.0, whole genome shotgun sequence:
- the LOC127183411 gene encoding zona pellucida sperm-binding protein 3-like — protein MALIMGLRQCVLGLLMFVAFDHVCCAKLKARAFQPRMLGSLLREPWKSTQVSYGVQLPRPQLSPLSPSLAASSTQSKEELLGPVRELTWKFPEVPAEPEQPDINFELAQPRPSDSVAVQCWENGVHVEVKQDFFGTGQLLEPSQLSLGGCGVMDMDAAARVLIFHSALQECGSELVATEDELVYIFTIDYRPAALQSTPIVRSSGATIAVECHYPRRQNVSSNDLQPAWIPYVSTKVVEDALVFSLKVMTDEWMFERPSNVFFLGDVLNIQASVKQYNHVPLRIFVDNCVATAGPDVSSAPMYSFIENHGCLTDAKYTGSVSSFLPRVQDDKLQFQLEAFRFQQESSGAIYITCLVKATAASTSQIDEDHKSCSFRGNGWVSLDGNDQVCGCCDTSCGLRTDSVFPKVPGFQWEGKAQVGPLQVWENQRQAKNVI, from the exons ATGGCTCTAATAATGGGACTTAGGCAATGTGTACTTGGGCTTTTAATGTTTGTTGCGTTTGATCATGTGTGTTGTGCCAAACTAAAGGCTCGGGCCTTTCAGCCCCGAATGCTTGGTTCTCTGCTTAGGGAGCCGTGGAAATCAACCCAAGTTTCTTATGGGGTTCAATTGCCAAGGCCTCAGTTGTCCCCACTTAGTCCAAGTCTAGCAGCTTCAAGTACTCAGTCCAAAGAAGAATTGCTAGGCCCAGTCAGGGAGCTGACCTGGAAGTTCCCAGAAGTCCCGGCAGAGCCAGAACAGCCAGATATTAACTTTGAGTTGGCGCAGCCTAGACCTTCTGACAGCGTGGCAGTCCAGTGTTGGGAAAATGGGGTGCATGTGGAAGTGAAGCAGGACTTCTTTGGCACCGGCCAACTGCTTGAGCCCTCTCAACTGTCTCTAGGGGGTTGTGGTGTAATGGACATGGATGCAGCTGCCAGAGTCCTGATCTTTCATTCAGCACTTCAGGAGTGTGGTAGTGAGCTTGTG GCAACTGAGGATGAGCTTGTTTATATCTTTACCATTGATTATAGACCAGCGGCTTTACAGAGTACTCCAATTGTAAGGTCCAGCGGTGCTACAATTGCTGTTGAATGCCACTACCCCAG GAGACAGAATGTGAGCAGCAATGATCTGCAGCCAGCTTGGATCCCATATGTGTCCACCAAGGTTGTAGAAGATGCCCTTGTCTTCTCCCTGAAGGTCATGACTG ATGAATGGATGTTTGAAAGGCCTTCGAATGTCTTCTTCCTGGGTGACGTCCTGAATATTCAGGCATCCGTGAAGCAGTATAACCATGTTCCCCTTCGTATATTTGTGGACAACTGTGTTGCCACTGCTGGCCCTGATGTCAGCTCTGCTCCAATGTACTCCTTTATTGAAAATCATGG TTGCCTCACAGATGCAAAGTATACAGGCTCTGTGTCCAGCTTTCTGCCCAGAGTGCAAGATGATAAACTCCAGTTTCAGTTGGAGGCCTTCAGGTTCCAGCAGGAAAGCAGTGGTGCT ATTTACATCACCTGTCTTGTAAAAGCAACTGCCGCTTCAACATCCCAGATTGATGAAGATCATAAGTCTTGCTCTTTTAGAGGAAATGG ATGGGTTTCTTTGGATGGAAACGATCAGGTGTGTGGCTGCTGTGACACAAGCTGTGGATTGAGGACTGATAGTGTGTTCCCCAAAGTTCCAG GTTTCCAGTGGGAGGGAAAAGCCCAAGTCGGACCTCTCCAGGTCTGGGAGAACCAGCGTCAAGCCAAAAATGTGATTTGA
- the si:dkey-51e6.1 gene encoding 14 kDa phosphohistidine phosphatase, which yields MADALSKVPDVDIDPEGKFKYILVNIKVKGGTEQKVIVRGTKTAEYHNHIFEKVNPAMEALGLECNCLGGGKIEHNNTEKKLRVFGESTGYGKADHAVTVEKLKSVFKDYEITME from the exons ATGGCAGACGCTTTGAGCAAAGTGCCCGATGTCGACATTGACCCAGAGGGaaagtttaaatacatattAGTGAACATAAAGGTTAAAGGTGGAACGGAACAAAAAGTGATAGTGAGGGGAACTAAAACTGCCGAGTACCACA atcaCATATTTGAAAAAGTGAATCCTGCAATGGAAGCCTTGGGACTGGAGTGTAATTGTCTTGGTGGTGGCAAGATTGAGCACAACAACACAGAAAAGAAACTTCGGGTGTTTGGAGAGTCTACG GGATATGGCAAGGCTGACCATGCTGTCACAGTGGAAAAGCTAAAATCTGTCTTCAAAGACTATGAAATCACTATGGAATAG